The following proteins come from a genomic window of Flavobacteriaceae bacterium MAR_2010_188:
- a CDS encoding N-terminal domain of Peptidase_S41, which translates to MKKFSTVSAIIFFAFISNFISAQNTISEDYKRSTIEKLSQLIDDQYVFPEVAKNTTAHLQKQFRDGEFDKYSTDEEFAAALTESVQSINHDKHMRIRTNPPYIAPIHTLEKKMEERMDQINWFRQANSGIKKVEILDGNVGYLDLREFAGFDTDNAYVDAYMKLLSRSDAIIIDLTQNGGGSPFMVQYLCSYFFDQKLHLNSLYYRASDETEEFWTLDEVGGTKMPDIPLFIMTSEQTFSGAEEFSYNMQTLKRATLVGQTTGGGANPGGTIPISDNLTVFIPSGKAINPITKTNWEGTGVVPEVKTSKEETFEKAYDLAKKAAEDNRAAVLNNYNTLYTDFDNKMNQFKPGDAGEAIFETIENLKNQKLIGEWDLNILGYENIQQHNRPELAELLFKFNTELFPKSANAFDSYAESLMMKGDYLASLENYKKAVHLAEESKDFNLEAFKNNLKALETKMKEKD; encoded by the coding sequence ATGAAAAAATTCTCAACCGTTTCAGCAATAATCTTTTTTGCTTTTATCAGCAATTTTATTTCTGCTCAGAACACCATTAGCGAAGATTACAAACGCAGTACCATCGAAAAATTATCCCAGCTAATCGACGACCAATATGTGTTCCCAGAGGTTGCAAAAAACACGACCGCTCATTTACAGAAGCAGTTTAGAGATGGGGAATTTGATAAGTATTCAACCGATGAAGAATTTGCCGCAGCATTGACAGAATCCGTACAGTCAATCAATCACGATAAGCATATGCGCATTCGAACTAATCCGCCCTATATTGCTCCTATCCATACTTTAGAGAAAAAGATGGAAGAGCGGATGGATCAAATAAATTGGTTTAGACAAGCCAACTCTGGTATTAAAAAAGTTGAGATTCTAGACGGAAATGTTGGCTATCTAGATTTACGGGAATTCGCAGGTTTTGACACCGATAACGCCTATGTCGATGCCTATATGAAGTTGCTTTCACGTAGCGATGCCATTATTATTGATTTGACCCAAAACGGAGGTGGTAGTCCATTTATGGTTCAATATTTATGTAGTTATTTCTTTGATCAAAAACTTCATCTCAATAGTCTTTATTATAGAGCAAGCGATGAAACTGAAGAGTTTTGGACGCTCGATGAAGTTGGCGGAACCAAGATGCCAGATATTCCACTTTTTATTATGACCAGTGAGCAAACTTTTTCTGGTGCCGAAGAATTCTCCTATAATATGCAGACCCTAAAGCGAGCAACCTTGGTTGGGCAAACTACTGGCGGCGGTGCCAATCCGGGTGGTACGATACCGATATCTGATAATCTCACGGTTTTTATCCCAAGCGGAAAAGCAATAAATCCCATCACCAAAACCAATTGGGAAGGTACTGGGGTGGTGCCAGAAGTTAAAACCTCAAAAGAGGAAACATTCGAGAAAGCCTACGATTTAGCAAAGAAAGCTGCCGAAGATAATCGAGCAGCTGTACTAAATAATTATAATACTCTCTATACCGATTTCGATAATAAGATGAATCAATTTAAACCTGGTGATGCTGGCGAAGCGATCTTTGAAACCATCGAAAACCTCAAGAACCAAAAATTGATTGGCGAATGGGACTTAAACATTTTGGGATACGAAAACATTCAACAGCACAATCGGCCCGAATTGGCAGAACTACTCTTTAAATTCAACACAGAACTTTTCCCCAAATCGGCGAATGCTTTTGATAGTTACGCGGAAAGTCTGATGATGAAAGGTGATTATTTGGCTTCCCTAGAAAATTATAAGAAAGCGGTACATCTTGCTGAAGAAAGTAAGGATTTTAATCTAGAGGCTTTTAAAAATAATCTAAAAGCGCTTGAGACTAAAATGAAGGAGAAGGATTAG
- a CDS encoding Acetyltransferase (GNAT) family protein — translation MTVHNLSATTFDEIVDCFLESFENYFVQMPTDQEYYKQRWNAAKVDFELSYGMFENGELIGFIIHAIDKRNGILTAFNTGTGVLPNYRGKKIVNTIYDYAIKDLAENGIEKCTLEVITQNKFAIKSYEKTGFKITKTLKCFNGTIEVENNDEVKLTKVELDQVNWEDLPNQEFYSWDNQKESLINSQLNFYKVLYKEKAESYFIINSENGYLAQLDLLENSDNAWERLFSRIKQISATVKFNNVDEQLTEKIRQLKKVGLINTIDQYEMELDI, via the coding sequence ATGACCGTTCATAATTTATCTGCTACCACCTTCGACGAAATAGTTGACTGCTTTTTAGAATCATTCGAGAACTATTTTGTCCAAATGCCCACTGACCAAGAGTATTACAAACAGCGTTGGAATGCGGCGAAAGTAGATTTTGAATTGTCTTATGGAATGTTCGAGAACGGTGAATTAATTGGGTTTATCATTCACGCTATCGATAAGAGAAACGGAATTCTAACCGCATTTAATACGGGGACGGGAGTGTTACCAAATTACCGAGGAAAAAAGATTGTAAATACCATTTACGATTACGCGATAAAGGATTTAGCTGAAAACGGAATCGAGAAATGCACTCTAGAAGTTATTACGCAAAATAAATTCGCCATTAAATCCTATGAAAAGACTGGTTTCAAAATAACCAAAACGTTAAAATGTTTTAATGGTACGATTGAAGTTGAAAATAATGATGAAGTTAAACTTACCAAAGTTGAATTGGATCAAGTAAACTGGGAGGATTTACCGAATCAAGAATTCTATTCTTGGGACAATCAGAAAGAGTCTTTAATAAATTCTCAGCTGAATTTTTACAAAGTCCTATATAAAGAAAAAGCCGAATCCTACTTTATCATTAATTCAGAAAATGGCTATCTCGCGCAACTCGATTTATTAGAAAACTCTGATAATGCTTGGGAACGACTTTTTTCTAGGATAAAACAAATCTCCGCTACCGTTAAATTTAATAATGTTGATGAGCAACTGACTGAGAAAATCCGTCAGCTTAAAAAGGTTGGTTTAATTAATACCATCGATCAGTACGAAATGGAACTCGATATATAA
- a CDS encoding Acetyltransferase (GNAT) domain-containing protein, protein MEFIKTLKLTDSQKREIFDLWNNEYPVNLTFSKFSEFQKYLKSLDNKSYILIADKNQNIKGWYVDFIREKEKWFILILDSDYQSKGLGSKLLNLAKEKETELNGWVIDHNNDLKTNGESYKSPLGFYQKNGFKVNLDVRLELEKISALKISWKV, encoded by the coding sequence ATGGAATTCATTAAAACTTTAAAATTAACGGATTCTCAAAAAAGAGAGATTTTTGATTTGTGGAACAATGAATATCCTGTAAACCTCACCTTTAGTAAGTTCTCCGAGTTTCAGAAATATCTAAAGAGTCTAGACAACAAATCCTATATACTAATAGCAGATAAAAATCAAAATATTAAGGGTTGGTACGTGGATTTTATAAGAGAGAAGGAAAAATGGTTTATTTTAATTCTGGATTCAGATTATCAGTCGAAAGGTCTTGGGAGCAAACTCTTGAATTTAGCAAAAGAGAAAGAAACGGAATTGAATGGTTGGGTAATCGACCATAATAATGACCTAAAGACGAATGGTGAAAGTTACAAATCACCTTTAGGATTCTATCAAAAAAACGGATTCAAAGTTAATCTTGACGTTCGCCTAGAACTAGAAAAAATCTCGGCGCTAAAAATAAGTTGGAAGGTTTAA
- a CDS encoding PH domain-containing protein, whose protein sequence is MTKRYPSKVSFGILAFIFLVSYGPICFDLINNDLPENLNTLLLILTVVFAFVLYLFFNTHYTIKEKKLFIKCGFFNYKPIDILEITEISKTNNLISSPAPSLDRIEIKYGKSKNIVISPKDKQHFAKDLCKINPAIKNDLNGIH, encoded by the coding sequence ATGACTAAAAGATATCCTTCCAAAGTTTCATTCGGAATATTAGCTTTTATATTCTTGGTGAGCTATGGTCCTATTTGCTTTGATTTAATCAATAACGATCTGCCCGAAAATTTAAACACATTACTTTTAATTCTGACCGTAGTTTTCGCATTTGTGCTGTATCTATTCTTCAATACCCACTATACGATAAAAGAAAAAAAGCTTTTTATAAAATGTGGATTCTTCAATTATAAACCAATCGACATTCTGGAAATAACGGAAATTTCAAAAACGAATAATCTTATCTCTTCCCCTGCCCCTTCGTTAGACCGAATCGAAATAAAGTACGGAAAGTCCAAGAATATTGTCATTTCTCCCAAGGACAAACAACATTTCGCAAAAGATTTGTGTAAAATAAATCCGGCAATCAAGAATGATCTAAATGGAATTCATTAA
- a CDS encoding transcriptional regulator, AraC family: MDIQLETIKSHDKSFSMMFNPRLSDLFYWHFHPEYELVYIEAASGTRHIGEHISTYKENDLVLIGSNIPHLNFDYGVKTEYHKVVVHLKKEFIESHFQGVPELNRIARLFEKSQHGLAFSGQIKKQIGEKLFQFEEFNDFEQFTQMIEVLDILAKSPNLELLHEQPYKNKVSEREQGRLRNIYAFVDKNYHTKISLDEIAGISNMTKEAFCRYFKKVSNYTFVDFLNRYRISQAKRILMSGKSVSNACYQSGFESPSYFNRTFKKVTNENPSDFRKRYL; this comes from the coding sequence ATGGACATTCAGCTTGAAACGATTAAGAGTCATGATAAGTCGTTTAGTATGATGTTTAATCCGCGTCTTAGCGATTTATTTTATTGGCATTTTCATCCTGAATATGAATTGGTCTATATTGAAGCAGCCTCGGGCACTCGTCATATCGGAGAACATATTTCTACTTATAAAGAGAACGATTTAGTGCTTATCGGTTCTAACATTCCTCATCTAAACTTTGATTATGGCGTTAAAACCGAATATCATAAGGTGGTGGTTCATTTAAAAAAAGAGTTTATTGAAAGCCATTTTCAGGGAGTACCAGAATTAAACAGAATCGCCCGCTTATTCGAAAAATCACAACACGGTTTAGCATTTAGTGGACAAATCAAAAAACAGATAGGAGAAAAGTTATTTCAATTTGAAGAATTTAACGATTTTGAACAATTTACCCAAATGATTGAGGTATTAGACATTCTTGCAAAGTCTCCTAATCTCGAATTGCTGCATGAGCAACCCTACAAAAACAAGGTCAGTGAAAGAGAGCAAGGTCGATTGAGAAACATCTATGCTTTTGTGGATAAAAATTATCATACAAAAATAAGCTTGGATGAAATTGCCGGAATAAGCAATATGACTAAGGAAGCCTTTTGCCGGTATTTTAAAAAGGTTAGCAATTACACCTTTGTTGATTTCTTAAACCGCTATCGCATCAGTCAAGCAAAACGGATTTTAATGTCCGGTAAAAGTGTAAGCAATGCTTGTTATCAATCAGGATTTGAAAGTCCCTCCTACTTTAACCGAACTTTCAAGAAAGTGACCAATGAAAATCCAAGCGATTTTAGAAAAAGATATTTATAA
- a CDS encoding Ectoine hydroxylase-related dioxygenase, phytanoyl-CoA dioxygenase (PhyH) family has product MKNNNLKEAQSMVPNNQHNDIPGNPSTAKSSNIKLRTEATEDTLKVLSMEQWNFWKEQGYVVLKNAVPRKQAEQTAAFLWEFEDKNPEDRESWYTAARAEMKMKELAGTGMVEVYNNEHLWNNRQTKKVYDAFVDIWGTEKLWVTIDRANLNFPMRPGHEYKGFIHWDYDPDTKPQNVQGVLALADQIDENMGGFQCIPWLYRNYDSWKLSQPEDRDHFKPDVSELKDKIVKVPMEAGDLLIFNSSEPHGIRPNFSEDKVRIAQYISMMPAQEDNQELKEWRVNSWKNRIAPEGYAFPGDPRNWEQTKYKRAELSDLGEKLLGLKKW; this is encoded by the coding sequence ATGAAAAACAACAACCTAAAAGAAGCCCAGAGCATGGTGCCTAATAATCAGCATAATGATATTCCTGGTAATCCATCCACTGCAAAAAGCAGCAACATTAAATTACGGACCGAAGCGACGGAGGACACTTTAAAAGTCTTATCGATGGAGCAATGGAATTTTTGGAAAGAACAAGGTTATGTGGTTCTGAAAAATGCAGTTCCGCGCAAGCAGGCAGAACAGACTGCTGCCTTTCTTTGGGAATTTGAAGACAAAAATCCCGAGGATAGAGAAAGTTGGTACACTGCTGCGCGAGCCGAGATGAAAATGAAAGAGTTAGCAGGAACAGGAATGGTAGAAGTATATAATAACGAACATCTTTGGAATAACCGTCAAACAAAAAAGGTATACGATGCCTTCGTTGATATTTGGGGAACCGAAAAATTATGGGTAACGATAGACCGGGCGAATTTAAATTTCCCCATGCGGCCTGGCCATGAATATAAGGGCTTTATCCATTGGGATTACGACCCAGATACTAAACCACAAAACGTACAAGGGGTACTAGCATTGGCAGACCAAATAGATGAAAACATGGGAGGATTTCAATGTATCCCTTGGTTGTATAGAAATTACGATTCATGGAAATTAAGCCAACCCGAAGATAGAGATCATTTTAAGCCAGATGTTTCTGAATTGAAAGACAAAATTGTAAAAGTGCCAATGGAAGCGGGAGATTTGCTGATTTTCAATAGTTCAGAGCCCCACGGTATACGTCCTAATTTTTCAGAAGATAAAGTGAGAATTGCCCAATACATTTCTATGATGCCTGCTCAAGAAGATAACCAGGAATTAAAAGAATGGCGCGTTAATTCCTGGAAGAATCGCATTGCTCCTGAAGGTTATGCTTTCCCGGGAGATCCTCGTAACTGGGAACAAACCAAATATAAAAGAGCTGAACTTTCAGATTTAGGGGAAAAATTATTGGGATTGAAGAAATGGTAA
- a CDS encoding AsmA-like C-terminal region → MKTPTSKKKKSKYPRWLRRLGPVLGLIVIVPVGLFILGWQNRDLLIDGLQQWYKSNHNGVLEIGRVEANFLTGFPDVNFTINDIHQSEKDSISFKKDSIFIDKANVSISAADLLRGDIRFKKITINRAEIFSEVASNKSYDYHVQLKLNKPKSDKPPFVFPTWLNPNRTKFRIKDLQYIAKDSILYKDFNFTFHAINGEIKRKKSLVNGSVSFDASVNKLGFNTRKGSYLKETEVNGKTTFTLDIDKNILDIPEFLLNIDEEEFLVNASFDLLAPAYHFGLVNESLDFEALRKFLSDSLAKKIDPFAVLHPFNASVSIDGKFQFRSMPVLNAEFYSLDNEVIYENSYTLRHADFNGYVTNNLYESDSLKEAKSSSKDIKIFFTEVTGELDGMQVNAKDTYYQSTPENLNFIAADLNINGVNESLARVLKNDNFDFRGGSFKLNAKVRGDIDHPYRLFNYAEGNFQLKNTRVVLKKNGLQLPVETISLRLDNETSILEELSINLPQGENLVFKGVLENASSLISNDPLEPTTSFVQLDASSLNMDELISTAKEMIPKSDKKMDDRKTLNETIHAVFSKFRPRFIVNLGALEYNNIEIENLEADVALSGPETIAINNLSFAYQDSETDLKGTFVVPQTDLSTNQPMFMNVKANSNGPLAIFRDLFNIKLVNIEDGDYDFSGNFTGNIQKFEQLLDNAQGDLKLKNAKFYYPNAGLDLAFDSLSVRVANSDIILEQVEMEVGELYPFILNGNIKEFPNILLDNQGEKGSVFLNINAPYIDADEWMKVLNSLGKDEPDEPVVTEKKRELSKAFKDINRLQPEIKLSIDSLKYNDMITKEVDALAYFENDSVLKLDHLNIKYKNSEAKLGGTIHSLTRDTTNAESNPFDFRFSANVTGKTEDLNDYLKTINFIFESGRFEFNGTYAGEASDLAIFNSDAKGSLKLANSKVNFMVANIQIPIDSLRLEINNDFASLETLKVNLPGKSSVSLSGSIDNFSDFINNSVENVEHISTFNINSSYLDTKDILNFLSGNEEKKDSSAQKPLKVKKIKEVLNTINDSYYPLIRVRIDSLIHQDLAISDFSTDIGFDNTANLKIEETTIDFYEGTLSFEILANTSENKDLPVAIIMKGNKLNLKKLVEGLKYFGDEDLENTDKIEGLLNFTLNANGILNDDGTINMESLDGDFYLNLEDLALHNYEPLMESVVLLKKDRFKNLEFRPIKQTFKILDGEIIIPRTEIQSSAIHVFAEGKLKLNEYIDIWLSVPWKNLKANDGLTLPEKKSFEHSGSKFYINLVQDQNSEVARKQKLRFKIRLGNRKLRKSPKF, encoded by the coding sequence TTGAAGACCCCTACTTCCAAAAAGAAAAAATCTAAATACCCTAGATGGTTACGCCGTCTCGGGCCTGTTTTGGGTCTTATCGTGATTGTCCCTGTTGGACTTTTTATTTTGGGTTGGCAAAACCGGGATTTATTGATTGACGGCTTGCAACAATGGTACAAATCTAATCACAACGGAGTGCTGGAAATTGGCCGGGTCGAAGCTAATTTCTTGACTGGATTCCCAGATGTAAATTTTACCATTAACGACATTCATCAAAGTGAAAAGGATTCTATTTCCTTTAAAAAAGATTCCATTTTTATCGATAAAGCCAACGTTAGCATCAGTGCTGCCGATTTGCTGCGCGGCGATATTCGGTTTAAAAAAATTACGATAAATAGAGCCGAGATTTTTTCTGAAGTCGCATCAAATAAATCTTACGACTATCATGTTCAGCTTAAATTAAATAAGCCGAAGTCCGATAAGCCCCCTTTTGTTTTTCCGACTTGGCTAAATCCTAATCGAACCAAATTTAGAATTAAGGATTTACAATATATTGCCAAGGACAGCATTCTCTATAAAGACTTCAACTTTACTTTTCATGCGATAAATGGAGAGATAAAGCGTAAAAAGTCGTTGGTAAACGGCTCGGTATCATTTGATGCAAGTGTAAACAAATTAGGATTTAATACAAGAAAAGGAAGTTACCTTAAAGAAACAGAAGTAAATGGAAAAACAACATTTACGCTAGACATTGATAAAAACATTCTGGATATTCCAGAATTCCTTTTGAACATCGATGAGGAAGAATTTCTTGTAAACGCCAGTTTTGATCTTTTGGCTCCCGCCTACCATTTTGGACTTGTAAATGAAAGTTTAGACTTTGAAGCTTTGCGCAAATTTCTTTCGGACAGTCTTGCCAAAAAAATTGATCCGTTCGCTGTTTTACATCCTTTTAATGCAAGTGTGAGCATCGATGGCAAATTTCAATTTAGAAGCATGCCTGTGCTCAATGCCGAATTTTACAGTTTGGACAATGAAGTCATCTATGAAAATAGTTATACCCTTCGCCATGCCGATTTTAACGGCTACGTCACCAATAATCTTTATGAATCTGATAGTTTAAAAGAAGCAAAAAGTTCTAGTAAGGATATCAAGATTTTCTTTACTGAGGTTACGGGCGAGCTAGATGGCATGCAGGTTAATGCGAAAGACACTTACTATCAATCGACTCCAGAAAACCTTAACTTTATTGCGGCCGACCTGAATATAAACGGGGTTAATGAATCGCTAGCGCGGGTTCTTAAAAACGATAATTTCGATTTTAGAGGTGGAAGCTTCAAGCTTAACGCCAAGGTTCGCGGAGATATTGACCATCCATATCGCTTGTTCAATTACGCCGAAGGAAATTTTCAACTTAAAAATACCAGGGTTGTACTTAAGAAAAATGGACTGCAATTACCGGTTGAAACAATTAGTCTTCGGTTAGATAATGAAACTTCAATTTTAGAAGAACTGAGCATTAATCTTCCACAGGGCGAAAATCTGGTTTTCAAAGGGGTGCTGGAAAATGCTTCCTCCCTGATTTCTAACGATCCTTTAGAACCTACCACAAGCTTTGTTCAGCTAGATGCTAGCTCTTTAAATATGGACGAACTAATCAGTACCGCCAAGGAAATGATTCCGAAATCGGACAAAAAAATGGACGACCGCAAAACCTTGAATGAGACTATCCATGCCGTATTTAGCAAGTTTAGACCAAGGTTTATCGTAAATCTCGGCGCTTTAGAATACAATAATATTGAAATTGAAAACCTAGAAGCAGACGTTGCCTTATCTGGACCAGAGACCATTGCCATAAATAATCTGTCATTTGCCTATCAGGATTCTGAAACCGACCTAAAAGGTACTTTTGTAGTGCCGCAAACTGACCTTTCTACCAATCAGCCAATGTTCATGAATGTTAAGGCGAATTCTAACGGTCCTCTTGCAATTTTTAGGGATTTATTTAATATCAAATTGGTAAATATTGAAGATGGCGATTATGACTTTTCTGGAAATTTCACCGGAAATATTCAAAAATTCGAACAACTTTTAGATAATGCTCAAGGAGATTTAAAGCTGAAGAATGCCAAATTCTATTACCCCAATGCCGGACTAGACCTAGCGTTTGATTCGCTGTCAGTAAGAGTTGCGAATTCTGATATTATTTTGGAGCAAGTAGAAATGGAGGTTGGGGAACTTTATCCATTTATCCTTAACGGGAACATTAAAGAATTTCCGAACATCTTGCTAGATAATCAGGGCGAAAAGGGCAGCGTATTTCTGAACATTAACGCGCCTTATATAGACGCTGACGAATGGATGAAAGTTCTGAATTCCCTTGGCAAGGACGAGCCAGATGAGCCAGTCGTGACCGAAAAAAAACGAGAATTATCCAAAGCATTTAAGGATATCAATCGGCTTCAACCAGAAATAAAGCTTAGTATCGATTCGCTTAAATACAATGACATGATCACCAAGGAAGTCGACGCTTTGGCCTATTTTGAAAATGATTCGGTTTTAAAATTGGATCATCTCAACATAAAATATAAAAATTCCGAAGCCAAATTGGGTGGTACCATCCATTCCCTGACCCGTGATACGACTAATGCAGAAAGCAACCCTTTCGATTTTAGATTCTCTGCTAACGTTACTGGTAAAACCGAGGATTTAAATGATTACCTCAAGACCATCAACTTTATTTTTGAATCTGGCAGGTTCGAGTTTAATGGCACTTACGCTGGGGAAGCTTCAGATTTGGCAATCTTTAATTCGGACGCCAAAGGAAGTTTAAAGCTTGCCAATTCTAAAGTGAATTTTATGGTGGCAAATATCCAAATCCCGATTGACAGCCTGCGCTTAGAAATCAATAATGACTTTGCCAGCCTAGAAACCTTAAAAGTAAATCTTCCTGGTAAAAGTTCGGTAAGCCTTAGCGGAAGCATCGATAATTTTTCAGATTTTATCAATAATTCGGTAGAAAATGTCGAACACATTTCGACCTTCAACATAAATTCTTCTTATTTAGACACTAAGGACATCCTGAATTTTTTAAGTGGAAATGAAGAAAAAAAAGATAGCAGCGCCCAAAAACCATTGAAAGTTAAAAAGATAAAAGAGGTACTTAACACCATTAATGATTCTTATTACCCGTTGATCAGGGTACGGATAGATTCTTTGATTCACCAAGATTTGGCAATTTCAGATTTTAGCACCGATATAGGGTTCGATAATACCGCAAATCTAAAGATTGAAGAAACCACCATCGATTTTTACGAGGGAACGCTCTCTTTTGAAATCCTTGCCAACACTTCTGAAAACAAGGATTTGCCGGTAGCGATTATCATGAAAGGAAATAAGCTAAACCTTAAAAAACTGGTTGAAGGTTTAAAGTATTTTGGAGATGAAGATTTGGAAAACACTGATAAGATTGAAGGTTTACTCAATTTTACCCTAAATGCCAACGGAATTTTGAACGACGACGGAACCATAAATATGGAAAGTCTTGATGGCGACTTTTACCTTAATTTGGAAGATTTGGCGCTGCATAATTACGAACCGCTGATGGAAAGTGTGGTCTTGCTTAAAAAAGACCGATTTAAGAATTTAGAATTTAGGCCCATCAAACAGACCTTTAAAATCTTGGACGGCGAAATAATTATTCCTAGGACCGAAATACAATCCTCGGCCATCCATGTGTTTGCAGAAGGTAAATTAAAGTTGAACGAATACATCGACATTTGGCTTTCAGTCCCTTGGAAAAATTTAAAGGCTAACGACGGACTCACCTTACCCGAGAAAAAATCATTTGAACACTCTGGCTCCAAGTTCTACATTAATCTGGTTCAGGACCAGAACAGCGAGGTCGCGAGAAAGCAAAAACTCCGATTTAAGATTAGACTGGGGAATAGAAAATTGCGAAAATCTCCTAAATTTTAA